The nucleotide window AGGAAAGTGTAAGCAGTTTGTTATCGTTGGAGATTAAGGATTCGGGACTGGAGTGGGGAAAAGGGGTTGCTGCAGAGCAAAGGCTAAATGGGTCAGCAAGCCCAAGCGTGAAAATTAGTTCCCTAGACTTTGTTAGgctgtagttatatttttaatgtttaatttgttGGAAATTATAAATCTACTAACGTTACAAATGGCTACAAAAAATGCTAGTAACTTTAACTTAGCAAGATCAGATGTTTTTAGAGAAAGTAGTAGCCTTGCATTTAAAGAGAAATCAGAATGAGAGTATTGGTTGAATTATAGATAATAGACTGTATACGCTCTTTGCAAAgtgttatttttcaaataatcagTTCTTTTAAAGGCTCTTTCTGtgccatttatttagtttttggtcCTGTTAGTTGTTAAGCACAGTGATTTCATACTTAGGTTCTCAAAGCAAAGCTGCAAAATATGGATAACGTTTTATagagatattttctttaaaattatgtgATTGTGAAATGTAAAATGTCACACAGTGCTGTTTGTACGTGGAGGATAAAGTGCATGACAGCTGCAAGAGAAATACCTTGTTTGAATAATAGTTCAGTTCTACCTTTTCAATTTTAACACGTTTCTGTAGGAATTTAGATAATATAAACCTCTCGTATTTTGTAGATTTACGTTGAAATTGAGCGTGCTCGGCTGACTAAAACATTAGCAACTATAAAAGAGCAAAACGGTGACGTCAAAGAGGCAGCCTCCATTTTACAAGAGTTACAGGTAAGGTGCTGTGTTTTAGAGTATGTAAAATTTTACATTCAGTCAGCAGTAttttggggattccctggcagtccagtggttaggtcttggctctttcactgccgaaggctcaggttcagtccctggttggggaactaagatcccacaagccgtgtggcgcagcaaaaaaaaaaaaacagtcagcAATATTTTCTTGTAATTGCTTATTTGGGCACCTTATCACTTTCTTCTGAACCACCAAGATTAAGAGTGAGTACTATAGAGCGTGAGGTTATTTAAGTAGCTGGAAGTTGTGTAATTATGGTCCCAACCAAATTTAACTGCTAaaaaagttttgaagaaaagtaGGATCAACAAATTAGTCTTAACTTTCTGCCcttatttgaacattttaattctctttagaatttaaataaaacCAGTAATTCACGTTCATTTACTTATGCCTTAGGAATTTACTGTTCATCATTGGCTTCATTCTTAATGAATATTTGATTGGTGGTCAACTACTAGGCTATATTGGTTTAACAAAGAAAAACTCCTTCATAGTTTGCTGTGTTTCAGAACAGTTTTTAAGAGAGGCCTTAAAATGAGATAGCAGAGTGCTAAGAAATCTGAGAAAAGCCATTTCTCCTATCAGAAAAATGTACATAAACTgtgctcaaattttttttttaaataaatttatttatttatttatttttggctgcgttgggtcttcgttgctgcacacaggctttctctagtagcggcgagcgggggctactcttcattgtggtgtgctggcttctcactgcggtggcttcttttgttgcggagcacgggctctaggcgcgcaggcttcagtatttgtggcacgtgggctcagtagttgtggttcacgggctctagagcacaggctcagtagctgtggctcgtggggttagttgctctgcatcatgtgggatcttcccggaccagggctcgaacctgtgtcccctgcgttggcaggcggattctttttttttttttttttaataaatttatttatttatttatttttaaattttcagctgtgttgggtcttcgtttctgtgcgagggctttctctagttgcggcaagcgggggccattcttcatcgcggtgcgcgggcctctcactattgcggcctctcgttgcggagcacaggctccagacgcacaggctcagtagttgtggctcactggcctagttgctccgcggcatgtgggatcttcccagaccagggcttgaacccgtgtcccctgcattggcaggcgattctcaaccactgcgccaccacggaagccctatGCTCAAATTTTTGCTTATAATTTTAGTCCATCAAAGGCTCCCCGTTAAGTTAAATCgattattttaacttttcaatCATGTACCTTATCCATTTtagataaaggaaaggaaaaaaataatactggAAGGAACTTGTATGGCATGCATTGtgtttgttgtcattttttaaaacgtGTTCTCTATATACTTGATCTCATTTAATGTTCACATGCAACActatttttatccccactttTCAGCCAAGGAAATTGTGACTCAAAGGAATTAAGTAACTTGTTGGATTACCACTAGTTCTGTTTGGCTTCAGGCTCCCCACCCTGCCAaacacacacctttttttttttctttagagtatttttaggttcacagcaaattgAGTGGGAAATACAGAGATACCCCATATACCCActgctgccacacacacacaacctcccCTACTATCAGCATCCCGAACCAGCATGGTGCATTAGTTACAGTCAGTGAGCCTGCATTGACACATTGTTATCACCCAAAGTACAGAgttttacattagggttcacttgcGGTGTTGTACACTCTACGGATTTTGACAAACCTATGATGACGTGTCTCCAGCATTGTAGTATCAtaaagagtagtttcactgcttGTGAAAACCctttgtgctctgcctatttatcccttcctctccctaacccttggcaaccactgatctttttattcgctccatagttttgcctccCAACTCTATTTGCCAACCAGGAGGACTTTATGCCTCATGATTCAACATCCCCTGtgaagtattcttgccaaaaaaattaatctcaGTTATATAACGCCTCTAGGTTTAACTACCAGTTTTTAAGGTATACCAGGGACAGAGGAGGCTGTTAAAGGATACCACAGGGACGCAGTCTGCAAACTTCAGACTCTAGAAAACTGTAGGGTGATTGGCTTGATTTCTGCAATGAATAAATGGCAAGGAAAAAAGAGACGTAAGAAACATATCTACAGATTGCAAAGTATGAGCCTTATTTGGATTCTgagttgattaaaaaaataaatgagactatTGAGGAGTGACTAGATATTTAgtcatataaagaacttttaggtatgatatttttttcagtttatcttGTAgagaagatactttttttttttttttttttaattgaaggcaagcttttttttttttttttcttaattttatttatttatggctgtgttgggtcctcgtttctgtgtgagggctttctccagttgcggcaagtgggggccactcttcatcgcggtgcgcgggcctctcactatcatggcctctcttgttgcggagcacaggctccagacgcgcaggctcagtagttgtggctcacgggcccagttgctccgcggcatgtgggatcttcccagaccagggctcgaacccgtgtcccctgcattggcaggcagactctcaaccactgcgccaccagggaagcccagagatacatattgaaatatttatttataatatcttgtctgagatttgcttcaaaGTAATTGACACATGGAGAGTGAGTGAACATGTCAAAATGAAACACTGATGGTTcattgtgtgtgtttctgttttccttaaGAAATTACAAAGGAGAATTAGTGTACGtagagtgcttagcacagtgcctggcacacaatatgttgaataactattaaaaaaaattacgaaGGACAGgacagtgaaataaaaacattttcagaccaAATTGTAGTAATAATAGCCTTACTTCATTCTACTTTGTAAAAGTGTCATTCTAGATGttatatatcatttataatatatgtatgcCAAATATTATATTAGAAACTTTTTCATAGTATTTGAGATAATTGATTCTCTGTTATATTTGTGGGTATCTACTGTAACTCTACATTCTGCATCCATAAAGGGTCATATCAGCCTTgtcatctgaattttaaaaagacctgTGCCTCTTTTTTGTATAATGGTTTCAACTATTATATAGTTAGCTTGCAACtgatatcttttttcatttttagaattgTCATTTCCTtattagccattaggaaaatgcaaattaaaaccatgatgagatactactacatgcCTCTTAGAatacctaaaatttttttttaaatactgacaataccaagaGCTGGCAGGGATGCAAAGCAGCTGGAACTGTCATAGATTGCTGAGCGgtatgcaaaatggtgcagccactctggaaaacaggttggcagtttcttataaagttaaacatacgcTTActgtataacccagcaatcccatccCTGGgtacccaagagaaaggaaaatttatgttcacacaaaacttGTCCACTAATGTTCAGAGTAGCTTTATTTGTGATAGGCAAAAGATTGAATCAACCCAGTTGttcttcagcaggtgaatggataaactggggTTCATCCATGcgtggaatactacttagccataaaaaggaacgaactgTTTGATTTATACAACAACTTGATTGAATCTTATTATTCaaagcattatgctgagtaaacACAGTCTCAAAAGGTTGCATATTATATTCGACATTCTTGAAAAGACAATtctgggggacttccccggtggtccagtggttaagaatccaccttccaatgcaggggatgcgggtttgatccctggtcagggaactaagatcccacatgctgtggggcaactaagcctgcgtgctgcaactacagagcccacacgctctggagcctgtgcgtctcaactagagagaagcccgcgtgctgcaacggaaggtccagggtgccacaactaagacccaatgcagccaaaaatgaatgaatgaataaataaataaataaataaataataaagaaaacacgGTTCTGTGGTATTGGAGGACAGATCATTGGTTTTCAGGGGTTATGAGTGTGACTGTAAAGGGGGCATGTGAGGGAGATATgcgggtgatggaactgttctgtgtcttgattgtgatggtggttgCAGAAATCTGtgcatgtgttaaaattcatagaactttacaccaaaagaaaaaaatccattttactgtataataatttttttaaattgtaatttccTGGAGGAAACTAGCTTTTTATATCACCATCAACACTCTCTCAATATGCGTGAAGGTTTATATTATTTATCAAGTGTGAATTTTTAATGTCTATTTAATTTTGTTGCAATTAAAAAACATTACTAAAGATTATAATCTTATTTGGGGGCTTACTCTGCTAGGTGGAAACGTATGGGTCAATGGAAAAGAAAGAGCGAGTGGAGTTTATTTTGGAGCAAATGCGGCTCTGCCTAGCTGTGAAGGATTACATTCGTACACAAATCATCAGCAAGAAAATTAACACCAAATTTTTCCAGGAAGAAAATACAGAGGTAAGCCTATCTCTTACTATAAGTTTACTTTGAAAATGTTGGGGGGAAACCCCGTAAACCCCAatttattttgtcaatttttttcagaaattgaagTTGAAATACTATAACTTAATGATTCAGCTGGATCAACATGAAGGATCTTATTTGTCTATTTGTAAACACTACAGAGCAATCTATGATACTCCCTGTATACAGGCAGAAAGTGAAAAGTGGCAACAGGTAAGAATATAGTCTTAAACTTGACATTGATACTTATTAggaagaatttgcattttttgaaataattttaacttcAGTAATTACATGCAATTGTGTGGTACTGCTTTCTGTTCAGTCTGTTGATAGTTCACTTTATCCTTACTGATTCAGATGAATTATTTACGGCCTTTGAAGAAATGTAGGCTTACTATTTAAGACATGTACAGCAGGTTACCTTCTAACAAAGGTCACAGATAAAGACCTAGCAttactttggaaaattattttgcaAAGTTTGTGAATAGATTATATGTGGAGTCCACATTTTTGCTGCTAACTTGTTATAAGAacctttttttatacatttattttaaaaaaatgtttgggggagggataaattaggagtatgggattaacagatacataccactatgtattatataaaataaacagcaaggatttaccctatagcacagggaactatattcaatatcttgtaataacctgtaatggaaaggaatctgaaaaagaatatatatacatatatatatatatatatatatacatatatatatatatatatatatatatataaaactgagtcactttgctgtacacctgaagctaacactaagtaaatcaactatacttcaatttaaaaaaaaagccaacccaGGTAGTAATTCAAATTAGCAAAgactcgggaattccctggtggtccagtggttaggactttgtgctttcactgccgagcgtgcaggttcgatccctggtcggggaactaagatttccacaagccgtgcagcgcagccagaaaggaaaaaaaattagcaaagattCGCTGCATTTGTTTTATAATAGTTTTatgaaaagtaaacattaaagaaaaacactATGAAGAGCAATCTGATAAGGTTTTTCCCCTAAGACTTTTGAATACAGTATTAAAAATGAGTATATACAATTATTCCATGAATTTTCACTTTCTGCCAAAGTTTCCATTTTGTTTCTAGTCTTGTATGTAAACTGTTGCATTGTACAACCTTTTTAGGCCCTGAAAAGTGTTGTCCTTTATGTTATCTTGGCTCCTTTTGACAATGAACAGTCAGATTTGGTTCACCGAATAAGTGGTGACAAGAAGTTAGAAGAAATTCCTAAATACAAGTAAGTACTTTTGTAATTAGTATAGTATGTCTCAGTAGAAGCAACGTTTTGAAAGAAAATTGGTTAACCTAAGTGTATACTTCTTAATTGGTTGCTGATAGATTGTATTAGAGAATAAAACTAgagaaaataaagtgtttttttaggACTACATTTGAAATTAATGCAGTGAGATTATAACACACTCCATTCTAAGCCACTTATCAAGTAGAAGTCTTATTTCAAGCTCACTTTTGTTTAATTAATCATTTgataaattttatcatttgtaaATGTTTGGGGCTTTGTGATTTTCAGAAGTAGATGCTTCTGAAAATCCATTATATaaaacatgggcttccctggtggcacagtggttaagaatccgtctgccagtgcaggggacacgggttcgagccctggtccgggaagatcccacatgacgcagagcaactaagcccatgtgccacaactactgagcctgcgctctagagcccgcgagccacaactcctgagcccgcgtgccacaattactgaagcccacgcgcctaaagcctgtgctccacaacaagagaagccactgcaatgagaaacccacgcaccgcaacaaagagtagcccccgctcgccacaagtagagaaagcccgcgcgcagcaacgaagacccaatgcagccaaaaataaataaataaataaaaagcaagtaaataaaacagacataGGCTTTATCATAAGCacactgtgcttttttttttaagctgtttttcttttatctgtttcATTAGTAAGTTTACAGTCAATTAGTCCAGAGATTGGCAAATACAATAGAGGAGAGAGCAGAATGGTAAGTAGGGGAATGTGCTTTTCACAATTACTGTGGAaaaaatgatagtaaagttgGTAAAATAAGTAATAACTTGTATCTTGTTCTACAGACAAAACTTTGTAAAAATCATctttgttgatattttaaaatttgctattATATTAGATGCAACTTAATTTTTACAGATTTGGAATATattaagttttatttaatttataggGATCTTTTAAAGCTTTTTACCACAATGGAGTTGATGCGTTGGTCCACACTTGTTGAAGACTATGGAATGGAATTAAGAAAAGGTTCTCTGGAGAGTCCTGCAACTGATGTTTTTGGTTATACAGAGGAAGGTGAAAAAAGGTGGAAAGACTTGAAAAACAGAGTTGTTGAACATGTAAGGATCTGGCATGATGGAGATGACAATTTAGAAGTAAACTTTGGCAAATTTGAGCATAAACTTTTATTCCTCAAATGTTTCTTTTGGATGTTATGTCTTTAATTCttcactttaggatttttttttctgtgcccgATGTAGTAGTGATGTAAATTTGTTGTTCAGATATTTATTGTCTTATTTCCCAAAGCATATCAGAATTTATCTTACccctcttgtctttttttcccccacctccTTTTAGCTTTTCGAAAAGATAACTGTGTTAGCATGCTGCATTTTGAGAGGACCTCTCAAGAATCCAAAGTTTTATAGCATATAAATCAGAAGGAATTTCTTAAGAATGTGAGGGATGGATGGGGGTAGAGGGAGTGTTTTCTTTCTGGTACTCGCTGGGTAGTTTTGGAAATGGGTAACATGTCTTAAACCTGACCTTTGATCTTCTTGGTGTCACTACAAATTGAATTATGtcaacattcattcatcaacaaacatttattgtgagCCTTCTATATGCCACACACTGTAGAAAGTGCTGGGACACATGGGAGAATAAGACATGGTCCCTACCttcaaaatgcttaaaaataaatcacagtggaagatacatttataaattatgtATTATGGTACAAGTATACATGTACTAGAGGGGAGCATAAGGAGAGAGTTGATTGGTTCCACCAGGAAGAATGGTCAGGCTGGATACATAGGAATCGATGTGGGAGGTAAGATTTGTGAGAAGAGTATGTAGTCAGCAGGCAGACAAGGGAGGGCAGTCCCCGTAGGCAGATGGGATGGTCTGCGCTGGGGCCTGGAGGCAGCAAACCAACAGGGGAACTTGGGGACCTCCAAGGAAAGGGCTCAGTGAGAAAGGAAGTTGGAGGTACGGAAAAGGTCTGGGTCGTAACAAAGCTGAGAGGATAATGACCAGGCTTGTATTTTATAAAGAGTGCTCTGGGAGGAAGTGTGAAGAGTGGATTTGGAGAGAGAGAAGACTGGAGGTGAGACTAGCTAAGTGGCCTTATGGGCTTGAATTAAGGCAGTAGCCAAGGTATTGAGGAAGAGTGGGCTGAATGGAATTAactgttttaaagaagaaaagtaatagAATTTGGTCATTGGTTAAATTTAAAGGATGAAGGAAAAGCGGGAAGTCTTGAGTGATTCTCATGCTTTCTGAGAGGTTGGTGTTGCCATCAGCCCTGATTAGAGATGGGAGGAGGTGCAGCTTCTTCAAAGATGAGCTCATTTTTTCTCCCCACCATCCCCCTTTTTCCTTGTGAGTGCTGCTGCTTTGTTAGTAACATTAACATTAAGAATAACAAAGGGGCGTCTCTCTAACTTCAGCACCACTTCCAGTGAAAATTAAGAGTTTAATTTTGAGTTATCTTTACATAGTTATAATGATGATAAGGTAGCGTTTTGAGATGatattgatctttttaaaattttagcctttTAAACATTTGTGTCGTAATTAGAAAAACTTAACTTTAGATTCTTGCatttagcaaaaatattttagtaCGGTTACAACTTTTAACAACTAATTTAGTTAAGCCTATATTTtgactatatatattttagaatagttgTAGAGTGTACTCAGAATAACTAAAAATAACCACAGAAGccaaaatatctaaatatttagTTTCGTTATTGACATTTAGAACCAGCTTCATCCCAGTGGTGGACTATAGCAAAATAAAAGCTCtgagtattgacattttaactaaACTTATTTGGATATGAAAACAAATGGGCTTTTGGCCTTACTGACGGCTGTGTCCTCCGTGCCCTCTATTCTCTCCTCAGAATATTAGAATAATGGCCAAGTATTACACGAGGATAACAATGAAGAGGATGGCACAACTTCTGGATCTATCTGTTGATGTAAGTAGTAAACGTTGTTTGTAACCATTcattttgaaaatcaattgacttgTAAAAATTGAGCaagaaaatcaattttgttttattacttaAGGTTAGGTGATAGAAAGTTTCCCCAAGCTATCTTGAATACCAAAGAGTAGCCTAAATATCAAGTTTATAGCtacattaatattatttatactaGTTCAAATCTTCACTTAAATATGGTAGTTTTACAGTGATTAATTTGAAGGTAAAGtatatatttctataataaatatgtCTAGGTTCCGAAAAGTGAACtgtagaaataaaacatatgagGGAGACTTCATTGCAGTTCACCTGAAGAGGACCCAGGACATGTTAGAGGAATATCATCTTCAGGTCAGGGTTTCATGTTGGTAAAATGTACAATAACAAAGAGATAGGAGTTAAGCAAAGTGTATAGTAATGGTCTGAAAAGCCATTTCTGTCACCAGAAGGAGTCTGACAGCTTAGCTGAAAAGGGAGAATCGTGGAATGTTGGGGTTAGAGGGCTTGATCCTCGGTTAGTTCATTAGCTCTTCTCATTTCTGGCCGAGGGTGCCGGGGTCCTTAGAAGTAAAGTGCTTCTCTTTGGCTACAGAGTTGGCAAGTGGCAGAGCATATATTCTAACCCAGCATTTCTGGAAACAAACTAACTGTATAATACTGCCTTTTAGGGGGAAACGTAGAAGGTAGACCAAGTTGCTGTTGGCAACAGGCTCTTGGGCAGTACCCACAGCATTAAGTTTGCAGGGAGGTTCAAACTGAACGCTGACTTTGAATGTACTCATTCTAATCATTCCCTAGACGCTTAGTAAAATAAGTACATCATTGCAGGAAATCAGCAGTTTCTAACTATTATTGAATTTTAGCATATTCTTGAGTGAAGAGTTTAGAAAATGCTTtccttaaattttgtttattgatAATTAAAATTATCTTGTCTTAATCCAATTTGTCTCTCTCTTGCAGGAGTCAGAGGCTTTTCTCTCGAATCTAGTAGTTAACAAGACCATCTTTGCTAAAGTAGACAGGTTGGCAGGAATTATCAACTTCCAGAGACCCAAGGatccaaataatttattaaatgacTGGTCTCAGAAACTGAACTCATTGATGTCTCTAGTTAACAAAACCACACACCTCATAGCCAAAGAGGAGATGATACATAATCTACAATAAGCGTCTCCATGCCCTTAATGCTTTTAGAAAAGAGTTAAAATTGGaagtcattaaaaaagaaaaagacttttatGGTGTAtatgttgggttttttgtttttttattctattctcagCTCTTTTGTCTAAAGTTTAAAAGCTAGTGAATATGTTTGAGGCCGCTTTTGATCTTCAGTTCCTCGATTTCATTGTTAACTTTGCATTTGCAGTTGgtgcaaaaatatataatacatttctattgtgaGTACTCAAAAAATTGTCATAACTTACCTAAATACGTTATTCTATCATTTGAAACCTTTTTAGCTACTATTTGTTTTCATTCAGCTAACAACCATaactataataataaaagcagtataTGCACGTTTACCTTCCATGGTTACCTGTGTTTCTAAACATTTTGTGGGATAGTGatttaagtgttttttaaataaaattaattttgttgtaaagctattgattatttagtagaatttaaaaagcaacataGAACCTATAAGAACATTTGGGATAAAGTTGTGATTTGTGAAGAATTTGTATTTTAGTATTGTGGCAGAAAGTCTCTAGATTGAGTGTGTACAGAGCTATCTGGTAG belongs to Eubalaena glacialis isolate mEubGla1 chromosome 19, mEubGla1.1.hap2.+ XY, whole genome shotgun sequence and includes:
- the PSMD12 gene encoding 26S proteasome non-ATPase regulatory subunit 12, yielding MAEDGSERADGRIVKMEVDYSATVDQRLPECEKLAKEGRLQEVIETLLSLEKQTRTASDMVSTSRILVAVVKMCYEAKEWDLLNENIILLSKRRSQLKQAVAKMVQQCCTYVEEITDLPIKLRLIDTLRMVTEGKIYVEIERARLTKTLATIKEQNGDVKEAASILQELQVETYGSMEKKERVEFILEQMRLCLAVKDYIRTQIISKKINTKFFQEENTEKLKLKYYNLMIQLDQHEGSYLSICKHYRAIYDTPCIQAESEKWQQALKSVVLYVILAPFDNEQSDLVHRISGDKKLEEIPKYKDLLKLFTTMELMRWSTLVEDYGMELRKGSLESPATDVFGYTEEGEKRWKDLKNRVVEHNIRIMAKYYTRITMKRMAQLLDLSVDESEAFLSNLVVNKTIFAKVDRLAGIINFQRPKDPNNLLNDWSQKLNSLMSLVNKTTHLIAKEEMIHNLQ